Proteins from a genomic interval of Lolium perenne isolate Kyuss_39 chromosome 1, Kyuss_2.0, whole genome shotgun sequence:
- the LOC127308593 gene encoding NADH dehydrogenase [ubiquinone] 1 beta subcomplex subunit 8, mitochondrial, which yields MAGRLTAMGSRVLGGHGAAARAAASALRNRAGMGLPAGRHIVPNKPLPENDELVWDNGTPFPEPCIDRLAPHIGKYEALAWLCGGLSFFAVLGLAAVVNDKASKIPYTPKVYPFDNLRVELGDRP from the exons ATGGCAGGGAGGCTGACCGCGATGGGGTCCCGCGTCCTGGGCGGCCACGGCGcggccgcgcgcgccgccgcctccgcgctCCGCAACCGCGCCGGCATGGGCCTCCCCGCCGGCAGGCACATCGTCCCCAACAAGCCC CTGCCGGAGAACGACGAGCTGGTGTGGGACAACGGCACGCCCTTCCCGGAGCCCTGCATCGACCGCCTCGCCCCTCACATCGGCAAG TATGAGGCCCTGGCGTGGCTGTGCGGAGGGCTGAGCTTCTTTGCAGTTCTTGGCTTGGCTGCCGTTGTGAATGACAAGGCTTCCAAGATTCCATAT ACTCCAAAAGTCTACCCGTTCGACAATTTGAGAGTGGAACTTGGTGATAGACCATAG